The genomic region ATGAGGTCATGGCGCGAGCGGATGAGCGCTTAGCTCAAAACATGGCATTGTACAAGCAACGACAAAGGATCGTAGAACATCCATTTGGCACCATCAAGCGTACTTTCGGCTATACTCACTTTTTACTACGGGGAATTGAAAATGTGAAAGGCGAAGCGGTTATGCATTGTTTAATGTATAACCTAAAACGCGTGATCAATTTGCTGGGAACCAATAAATTAATCGAAGCGATTAGAAAAAGAACGGTACTTTCCTATAGCCGGATTGCCGCTCTTTTTGTGGCAATCCCATTTAGGAGCTTATCCGTGAGATAAAAGAGGAGATTTTCGCACAGTCTGACGTCCCTGTCTGTCTCCATTTACCAGACTGTAACGCAATGATATTTTCCACAGAATTTATTTCTTCCGCTGCCAAACCTGCTCTACTCGCATTCTGTTGTGCTTGTTCTACTATGTGGTGCCATTGATTACCCTCGCCAGGCGAACCAAGAAAACTCTTAAATTCTTTGAACGTTTTAAAGCCACCACCGCCAACAGAACCGACAACCATTTCCATGCAATCATTTCGAAGTTGTTTTTGACTTTCGATTTCTGCCGCTAATTTACTTGCATTCGGGACAGGGGGACGGTGGAATCGTCCTAATTCAAATCATTCCTGTGATAAGACAATACCACCGTCCCCCTGTCTCTCCCTTAGTGGCTTTATTAGTCCCATTTTTTGAAAGACACAGGGACGGTGGTGTTGTCTTATTTCACTCTTTCAATAATTCCTTTGCTAATCCCAGTGATTCGAGATATTTGTCGGATAGAAATTCCCTCTTTGCGTAATTCTTTAATACATAAATCTCGACTAGTCTCTTCTATATCTTTTATATCCCAAGCGTTCATTCCGCAAATTTCTTTTACCTTTTCCAGGGCTTCCCTATCCGTCATTCTGAAGCTTTTCTCTCCTATATCTAACACATTTACCTGCTTTTCTTCTTTATGCAATTCTATAAATTGTTCCTTCGTTATCATCCCTAAGATAAATGTGGCATTAATCAGAACACTTCTTTTCAGGTATTCTTCGTAACTACTCCATTTATACTCTGCTGCCGTTTTACTTAGGCCTGCTTTTACTGGATTGTTATGTATATAGCTCAACACAGTTATTAAATAGCCTTCATCATCAATTGGCTCACTTTTGAATCGATCTTGAAATAAATGGCCTATCCTCTTATATTTTTGATTGAAATAATACACATATCTTGAGCCTATTCTCTTGAATACTTGTTCTAAGCTTTCCTTTCCTTCTTTCATGAGAAGATGAATATGATTTCCTAAAAAGCAATACCCGTATAGTTCATACCCACATATTTCTTTGCATTGCTCTAAAATTTCTTTCATTTTTTGGTTATCTTCTTCATCTACTGCAATTAGTTGCCTATTAATTCCTCTAATCATTATATGATATATGTTACTCTCACTTTTAACTCTCGCACTCCGCACCAAATCTATTCACCTCTATTTTAGCTTAACACTTTATCTGCTTTTTGCCAAGACATTACCACCGTCCCCCTGTCCTCATCCTCATGCAACCATAATTGCATGTGCAATAGATGCTAAAATGCACCCTTTCCACAGTTGCTCTTTTGTCCACTTTAACTCATATAATTTATTATTCATTCTCTAACGCCTTCCTTATCAGATTTCTCTCTAAGCATTAGATGATATATTCCTTCTCACTCTGCTTGTCTTAGCATTCTATCACCTCAAATTTACTATACCATTTCTTCATAATTGGGACAAGGAACCTGTCCCCTCGTACCTCAAAAAGGACCGTCTCCAAGAGTTACTTCTCTTCAAGAAAACAGGTCAGCCTATAGTCGGCTGACCCTAAAAGTACGTACACAATTACGGATATTCATTTGCATTTTTTAATTCTTCAATTCTTTTTTGAGCTTTTACTTGAAGTCGTTCATAGGCTTCTTTTTCTTCCTTAGTTAGTTCATCTACTGACGTTAATAATTTTAGCTCTTTTTGGCTATACCGACTCAAATCCTCATCAGTAACTCTTTTTCTTTCTCCTAACAAATTTTCATTCCTAATCAATTTGATCTGAAATGGCTCTGCATAAATAACAAAGAAACCTGTACTCCCATAGGAATAAAAGACATCATCTCTATAAGTGAAGAAAAATCCATCATACCCCTCATACGCGTAAACGTTATGGTCTATAACCCTTTTTACACGCCCTGTCAAATGCTTTTCTTTAAGTTCGGCTTGATCTTCGGGGCTACTATCGCATAATATCCATCTGGGGGATACATCCTTAATTACAACTATATACGTTCTAAGCTCCTTACCAAAAGTATACTGTACATTATCTATCCAAAAAGGAGCATGAGGAAGCCCACGATAAAAGAATACAACAACAGATACTATATGGTAACAAATAAACAAGGCAATTATACTTATAGACCATTTCTTCAACTTTGATTTATTTCTCAACTATTCAGCCCCCCGCTATCATTCCTTGTATATCTGCCGTCCAGGTAAATGGTTGTAAAGCTCCTGTATTTTGATATGCCACAGCCCCATTGTTTATTAAAGTTAGCACTCCAGCCTTAAAGATTTCTTTGAGCCCTTGGTTTTTAACACTCTCTATTTTCTCCACATAATTATGGTATTCAAAATTATACGCATCCCCTGCCTGCCCATAAAAGCTAATATTATTATTTTCATCACGTGTAATTTGTATAGCAACTTTTAAATTACCATACGCAAGCTTTTGATCAAGACTTGGGGCATTCTTATTCTCATCTTCCTGATTATAATCAATCGACGCGTATACATATTTAGTCTGCCCAGGGCTTAAGTCCGCTGCAGCCTTCTTTATCCCATTTTTAAGGATAGCAGAATTAGTCAAGTCCGCCGAAACACTTTCTCCAAAACCAAAATGCATAGCTTCCCCATTACCGTATAATGCATGATTTAAAAGCATTGAGGCAATTTTAGTATCCATGGCATATTCAGTTCCATACGCTCCTGCAGCAGCAACGGCTTTATCATCCACATACAGCCAACTAGCTAAGTCTTGATACTCACGCATAAAATCTGTTGCTCCTGTTTTACTTTCTTCCAACTCAGCTTGCATTTTCTCATACATTTCAATTTGGGCATCTGAAAGTTGCCTTTTTTCTACAATCCCACTTAACTCGTTATTCTTCGTTCCGCTTGCACCAGTAGATGCACCAGATTGTCCATTTCCACCTATCGTTTTTGCTGCCGCAGTTCCCACTAAAACACTTGCCCATTGGTGAAGATCTGGCTCTGTGATTTTTGAAAGTTCTTTCTGTACTGCTTCATTTACTCCTGCTCCTGCTGCACCTGATGCAAAGCTATTTCCACCCAAATCAGACATAATTCCACCAACCAATGCGTGAAGAGCAGTCTTATTAGACCCTCCTGTATCCCAGGAATCTACTTTAGCTTGTAATGCGGCTAGTTGTTCTGGAGTAGAATTTGCATCTGCTTGGGCTTTATTTAATTCATTTTGAGCAGCTTCCTTAGCTCTATCAGAAATTTTATGAACTTCCTCATAAGCTAATTCTCCAAATAGCTTTGATAATTCTTGTTTTTCCTGGACACTCTTTTTATCAAAAATTTTACCTAGCGTATTAACTACATTCGTAGTATCACGATTTAGACTGGAAATATCTTGATTTGGGTTACTCCTAACATCCACTGTTCCTGATGCTATAGCCGATTTAGTCGTACTGTTTGCACTGCCTTTAGCTGGAACTCCAATATCAGGAGTCAATCCTTGGTTTTTATAATTAGGATCATCTTTACTGTATTTTCTGGTATCCAGGTTCACCCCCACGCTGCTGGCGCTGTAATCGGCATGATTCTCAATATCCGAATAGGTCAACGTGTCGGTAGAGAGCTTATTCTTATCCGGTGTAGCCTCGCTGCTGATAACCGCACCCTTTAGGTCCGTATTCTGGCCAACCTGGATGTCGAAGCCGCCTTCGCCGGCGTAGATGCCGGTTTGCTCGGTGACGCTTTGGTACTCGGAGTTGATTTTTCCTTTGCTGGCCGAGCCGATGCCGCTTACGCCGCCGGCACCGAAGTTGATGGTGGCTCCTGCTGATTTGTTGGTTTCTTTGTAATTATCCTCATCCTGCAGACTTTCCAGATTCAGGTCGCCATCCGCTTTGACATTGACTGTTTTTCCCTTGACCTGCGCTCCTTTGAGATTGGTATCCTCACCCGATTCGATGGTCACTGTATCGGTGGCAGTAATCTGCGTGTTGGTATGGGTTAACGTATTGCCATTTTCGTTGCCCTTGCTCTTATTTCCTCCCAGGAAGAAGCCGGGTGCCTGCCCTTGACTTAAGCTGACTCCGATGCTGGCCGATTTACCGCTGTTGGTAGTTTCGCTCTGGGTCGTATTATCCGCCGCTATCAGGTTTACATCATTGGCGGCTTTCAGGTGAATATTTTTGCCATCCACAGTGGAGCCGATGATATTCAGGTCGCCGCCATCAATGACTTGTCCGTCTTTGTCCTTCACTCCCGTAGCAGTGATGTTGACATCGCCGCCGGCCGTTACCTGGCTCGGCGCGGCAGTCACTGCTTCGGCGTTGGTTTCACTTTGCTGCTTGGTCGTTCCCAGACTGACGCTGACCGACAGTCCGCCGCCCTTGGGATCGCTGCCGTCGGCGTTTTTCCCCTTGCTAAGGTTATCCACTGCTTTGACGGCTTTGTAGTCGTAGAGCGCTTTCAGACGGCTGTCTTCCACTTCCGTGGCCCGTTTAGCCGGCTGGTAGACTGCCTGGATATTGTCTATGGCCCGGCCGCCAAGGGATACACTCAGGCCGCTTTGCTTAAATTGATAGGTGTCATGTTCTTTGTCAATGTTATCCGCCGCCTGGATAGTTACATTCTGACCGGTTATCGTCGTATCCTGGCCGCTGATGATATCCGAAGCCGTAACCGCTACATCTTTACCGGCCTCCAGCGTTACGTTGCCACCAGTCGAGCCGACCACACTGCCTGCCTGGCTGACACTGTCCAGTTCGTTGGTGCTTTTCTGGCTTTGCTTGCCGATGGTAAAGCCTATACCGCCACCGGAGAATAAGCCCGATTTTTTGACGGATTTTTCATAGTCGCTCCGGCTGATTTCTTCTGCTGCTTCAATGTTGATGTTTCCTGTGGTCGCTTTCAGTGTGACATCCTGGTCCGCCACGGCGCTGGAGCCTTGTACAGTCACATTCTCATTGGCGGTAACCGCCAATTCATGGCCGGACAGGCTGCTGCCTTTGACCTTATCCTGGCTTTGGTAGTCATAGATGTCGGTTTTAGTGGAGGATAGGAAGCCTGTTTTTTCCCGGTGTTCTTCATGCAGGCTTTCGTGACGTTCGGTTTCGTTGGTGATAGTCACGTTCTGATCAGCAGTAAGGTTGATCTTGCCTGTTTCGCTGCTGATACCGGAACCCTTGACCACAATATTTTGACCGTCCACGTTTATTCCCTTACCGGCGGCGATACTGCTGCCAGCTACCGTTTCATCGGTATTTTGCTGACGGTTGAAGTAGTAGCCGCCCCGCTGGCCGACCGAGGCATCGGTCTGGGTCAGATCTTTTTCCGCCGTAATGTTGACGTCATGGGTGGCTGTCAGTTGGATGGTATCGCTTGCTGCGACACCGGAGCCTTTGATGTTGATATTCTGACCAGAGATAGTCACATTGGTCCCGCCCAGGCTGCTGCCTATGTGAGCCACATCGTTTTCCTCGGCACTGGACTTGGCATAGCTAACAGCCACATGTTTTTCCTGCGACACGCTTTCGATATCAATATCCTTTTTGGCGGTCAGGATTAGCTCTTTGCCGGCACTAAGCTGGGCACCCCGGTTGGTAATGGAGTCTTCCGCCCGAAGGGTCAGATTATTGCCAGCCGTTATGCTCGCCGTATCAAGAATCTTTGTTTGTTCCAATTCGCGATAAGTATCGGTCCGGGTATTGGTCTGATTTACAATGGTATCGGCTTGCAAGGAAACATCGCTGCCACTGATGGTTCCACTGCTATTAGTAATGGCTTGTTTAGCGGTCAGCTTCAAATCATCTGCCGTTATCGTGCCATTTTCATTGGTGATGTTTTTCGCATTGACCGTTAGATTTTTATCCGCTTTGATGGTTCCCACATTTTTCAGGTCATCCTTGGCAATGAGCTCCACATCGGTGCCAGTAATAATGGCTCCGCTGTTGGTAAGATCCCCTTCTTTAAGACCTGCCAGATAGACTTCGGGTACGAGAACCTTTTCCCCATTGATTTCTTCTTCCACCAACCATACGATATCGCTGGTGAGCAAGGCCATTTGCTCCTTGGTCAGCGCCACGCCCACCGACAGGTTGTAGGTATCAGCGAAGACAGCGGCGTTTTCCATGAGCGCCTTATATTGTTCCAGTTCTGAACCATAATTGGTCAGCAGTTTTTTGCCGGTCATCTCCGTGATTTGCTCGGTGACCAATTGTTGCTCATAGTAACCGTCGCCTAAGCGCTTCATGACCTTTTCCGGATTAGTTTTGATCCGTTCCAGCAGATAGTCGCTGGACAGGAAGTTATGATAGTTGGCAAATTTCTCATTCGTCTCGATCAGATATTTTGCCGAGGGTTCCGTATGAATGGAGAAAATTTGCGTATTAATCGCCAGGCTCCCGATGCTGGGTTCCGTGTTCATCTCAGCAACCTGGGGATTGACCTGGGTGGTTGCTTTTCCTTTTTCTTTATTGGTCAATTGACTCAGCACGTTTGGCTCGATAGCTTTCTTGGCATCCCTTTGAATCACGTTTTTCCCCGCATCAAAGGTTTTATTGTCGATGGTATCGGCAACAACGGTTACTTTATTTACTCCACTCAATACGCCTAATCTGGCTGTGTCGGTATCCACTACCGTCTGAGCGTAGTACGGAATCACCGTGGTTCCGTAAACCCAATGACAATGCAAATGGTGCTTACTGTGGTGTTTATATTTCCAGAAATGATTGTCGTTCCCCTTGTCTGTAGTGATGATGGTCCCCTGATATCCGTAGTTTTCCACACTCGGCCCTGTTATGGTTAAGTCATGGCCGGCGGTAATGGTACTGTAATGATTAACTACGGCGGCATCAATCGTAATGTCGTGGTCGGCGGCAATTTGAGCGGTGGCTGTTTCCTGCTGAATCGTGCCTGTTTTAATTTCCCGGGCGAAATTTCTATTGGCGCTGTAATGCCCGGCTATAGGAGGGATAGCATAGGAAATATTCTGGTTTTTTACATTCCAGTCGGTATTAAAAATAGTTTTCTCGTTGACCAGTTTTTGAGCCTTAATACGAATATCCTTCTGGCTTTGGATACTGGAGGATTGGTTTAGTACGTTATCCTGCGCGTTAATTTCCATATCATCCGAACTATACAGCATAGCATTATCGGTATTATTCAGATTGGCAGCATTAAATTGGGCGAAACCGCCTGCCGCCATTACGGAGTTCTGATTATCAATGGTTTCTGTAGCATCCACTGTGAGGTTCTTGTCCGTAAAAATGGCAGAACCCGCCTGATTGGCCATATTACGGGCCTTCAGTCTGGTATTGCCGTCCACAGCAATTGTCGTATTCTTATTGCTCAGTTTCTCCGACAGGTTGATAGTTACGTCGCCGGCGCTCTTGAAATACACCGTGTCATTGCTTAAATTTTGGCCGGTTATCTGAACCGCCCCGCCACTCTTCACTGTCGAGTTAGCGTTGACTATATCGGCGGACGCCTGCCACTGCAGGTTCTTACCACTGGTTACCACCGATTTGTCGCCAATGGTAAGATTTTGCATAGTTGCCGTCAGTGCATCGCCACTTTCCAGCACCGAGGTTTGGTTTGTTACATCTTTTTCTGCCGTCAGAGTCAGCTTCTCGCCACTGTGAATCAAAGCGTGGTCCCGGTTGACGATGTCTGCTGCCATGATCGTCAAATCACCGTCCGCTTTAACAGCAGCCGCCTGATTGGTAAATTCACCGGTACTCTGCAGCATAATATTCTGCTTGGCTTGAAGTACCGCCCCATCCTGGTTGCTAAAAGTTCCGGTTGTGACCTTTGCATCCGCCAGGCCGTTCAAGAGCGATCCCTGATTAACAACGCTATCTGTTGCAGTTACTTCCAGATTGCCTTTAGCCGACAGATAGGCTCCGTTTTGGTTAGACAGGGTTTCCACTTGCAGCGTACTGCTTCCGTCACTTTTCACTGTGGACTTGTCATTCTGGATAGCGTGGTCCACAGTTACGCCCATATCACCACCGGCATAGAGCAAGGCATTACCGGTATTCTGCAGGGACTTGCCTGAAAGCTGCGCCTTACCACCTGCCGAAATGGTTGATGTGTGGTTTTCGATATCATTTTTTACAGCAACGGTAAGGTCATCACCACTGAAAATGGCAGCATTGTCCTGATTGCTAAAACTCTTAGCGTGCATAGCAAGGTTGCCGCCGCTTTGCACAGCAGAAGCCTGATTCAGGACGTCGCCAGCGGCCTCCAGCGTAAGGTCTTTACCTGTTACGACAGCCGCACCGGCGTTATTTCTTAGGTTGTCCGCCAAAATAACAGCTTGTCCGCCAGCCGTAACCTGTGAGCCTTGGTTTGACAGATCACCGTCAAGCGTAAGGTGAAGATCGCCGCCGCTGTGCAGCACGGAACTGTCCGTATTGCTTAAGGCTTTAGCGGTGATGGTTGCCGTTTTTCCACTGTTCAGCATCGCCCGGTTGTTTTCCAGATTGTCCTTAAGTTGTACATCGAGCGTACCGGCGGAATCAATAACGCCTTGAGCAGTATTGGCCAGGCGGTTTCCCGTTATGGCCGTATTGCCTGACATGATCATCTTTCCATTATTGGTTATATCACCGTTGGCGCTTAAGCTCAAATGATTAGCCCACAACTCTGAGGCTGTATTGGCAAAGGCATTGGTAATTACCGTAAGCTGTTCCGTAGCTGCCGCATTGAGACCGTCACCCTGAATCCATATGTTGCCGTTGGCAACCGGATAAAATTCCACATTACCATTCTGCCAGGTACTGATCAATCCGGTGGCCAGTGTGGCATTAGCCGTATTGATATAGCCAAGACCGTTAATCACCATACCGTTGGGATTGGCGATAACGATACTGGCCCGGTTGCCGGCTACTTCAATAAAGCCATTCAAGCTGCTGGACCGATTGCCGGTGACTTCATTTAAAATGACGCTGGCACCAGTTCCGGCCAGGCGGCTGTTATAGTCAATGTACCCGCCCAGTTGAGTGTAGGCATATTGTGTCGCATTGTTTAAGATCAGCCCGGAGGATTTAACATTAAAGTCGGTATATAGATTGCGTGACACACCACTGGCGGATGGTGTTGCGATCTGAACCAGATCAATACCGCTGGCCGTT from Propionispora vibrioides harbors:
- a CDS encoding transposase; translated protein: EVMARADERLAQNMALYKQRQRIVEHPFGTIKRTFGYTHFLLRGIENVKGEAVMHCLMYNLKRVINLLGTNKLIEAIRKRTVLSYSRIAALFVAIPFRSLSVR
- a CDS encoding transposase, which gives rise to MRSARVKSESNIYHIMIRGINRQLIAVDEEDNQKMKEILEQCKEICGYELYGYCFLGNHIHLLMKEGKESLEQVFKRIGSRYVYYFNQKYKRIGHLFQDRFKSEPIDDEGYLITVLSYIHNNPVKAGLSKTAAEYKWSSYEEYLKRSVLINATFILGMITKEQFIELHKEEKQVNVLDIGEKSFRMTDREALEKVKEICGMNAWDIKDIEETSRDLCIKELRKEGISIRQISRITGISKGIIERVK
- a CDS encoding two-partner secretion domain-containing protein, producing the protein MKKKVRLAIKKISSVFIVISFMAQPLAAFADTTADPSADAAHKPIINEVNQVTVVDIAAPNANGLSHNLYTDFNVNVNGLVLNNALQSTNSVLAGTIQANANLQGSAANIIVNEVTGSNRTNLNGRLEVAGPQAAVIIANPNGITGDGFGFINTSRVSLVTGTPNIDDSGNLASFNVNRGDVAIQGQGLSEDNPATKLDILTRASKINAEVWADEIHVVTGTNKINYPDLTTSELSAAPLSDTPSVALDVGAVGGMYAGKIMLIGTEKGLGVSVNGEISADKELSLTNEGKITINGNINAKEDVTISSKDSVVNNGQITSNKNVTISADQITSSGFISAGDEDDEEDEDGNSGAVSIVPADATLTAAGNIDVSGAINASRDIVMTGKKVTYDPNRMMAQNTTVHQSDPDPVEPEPENPDPGNTDPKPPEEQPVSEVIPNTIQPELPDIPDLPVINPAQPGTAATRAVAKEEGLTLTADAAALNIYKPMIDRTASGIDLVQIATPSASGVSRNLYTDFNVKSSGLILNNATQYAYTQLGGYIDYNSRLAGTGASVILNEVTGNRSSSLNGFIEVAGNRASIVIANPNGMVINGLGYINTANATLATGLISTWQNGNVEFYPVANGNIWIQGDGLNAAATEQLTVITNAFANTASELWANHLSLSANGDITNNGKMIMSGNTAITGNRLANTAQGVIDSAGTLDVQLKDNLENNRAMLNSGKTATITAKALSNTDSSVLHSGGDLHLTLDGDLSNQGSQVTAGGQAVILADNLRNNAGAAVVTGKDLTLEAAGDVLNQASAVQSGGNLAMHAKSFSNQDNAAIFSGDDLTVAVKNDIENHTSTISAGGKAQLSGKSLQNTGNALLYAGGDMGVTVDHAIQNDKSTVKSDGSSTLQVETLSNQNGAYLSAKGNLEVTATDSVVNQGSLLNGLADAKVTTGTFSNQDGAVLQAKQNIMLQSTGEFTNQAAAVKADGDLTIMAADIVNRDHALIHSGEKLTLTAEKDVTNQTSVLESGDALTATMQNLTIGDKSVVTSGKNLQWQASADIVNANSTVKSGGAVQITGQNLSNDTVYFKSAGDVTINLSEKLSNKNTTIAVDGNTRLKARNMANQAGSAIFTDKNLTVDATETIDNQNSVMAAGGFAQFNAANLNNTDNAMLYSSDDMEINAQDNVLNQSSSIQSQKDIRIKAQKLVNEKTIFNTDWNVKNQNISYAIPPIAGHYSANRNFAREIKTGTIQQETATAQIAADHDITIDAAVVNHYSTITAGHDLTITGPSVENYGYQGTIITTDKGNDNHFWKYKHHSKHHLHCHWVYGTTVIPYYAQTVVDTDTARLGVLSGVNKVTVVADTIDNKTFDAGKNVIQRDAKKAIEPNVLSQLTNKEKGKATTQVNPQVAEMNTEPSIGSLAINTQIFSIHTEPSAKYLIETNEKFANYHNFLSSDYLLERIKTNPEKVMKRLGDGYYEQQLVTEQITEMTGKKLLTNYGSELEQYKALMENAAVFADTYNLSVGVALTKEQMALLTSDIVWLVEEEINGEKVLVPEVYLAGLKEGDLTNSGAIITGTDVELIAKDDLKNVGTIKADKNLTVNAKNITNENGTITADDLKLTAKQAITNSSGTISGSDVSLQADTIVNQTNTRTDTYRELEQTKILDTASITAGNNLTLRAEDSITNRGAQLSAGKELILTAKKDIDIESVSQEKHVAVSYAKSSAEENDVAHIGSSLGGTNVTISGQNINIKGSGVAASDTIQLTATHDVNITAEKDLTQTDASVGQRGGYYFNRQQNTDETVAGSSIAAGKGINVDGQNIVVKGSGISSETGKINLTADQNVTITNETERHESLHEEHREKTGFLSSTKTDIYDYQSQDKVKGSSLSGHELAVTANENVTVQGSSAVADQDVTLKATTGNINIEAAEEISRSDYEKSVKKSGLFSGGGIGFTIGKQSQKSTNELDSVSQAGSVVGSTGGNVTLEAGKDVAVTASDIISGQDTTITGQNVTIQAADNIDKEHDTYQFKQSGLSVSLGGRAIDNIQAVYQPAKRATEVEDSRLKALYDYKAVKAVDNLSKGKNADGSDPKGGGLSVSVSLGTTKQQSETNAEAVTAAPSQVTAGGDVNITATGVKDKDGQVIDGGDLNIIGSTVDGKNIHLKAANDVNLIAADNTTQSETTNSGKSASIGVSLSQGQAPGFFLGGNKSKGNENGNTLTHTNTQITATDTVTIESGEDTNLKGAQVKGKTVNVKADGDLNLESLQDEDNYKETNKSAGATINFGAGGVSGIGSASKGKINSEYQSVTEQTGIYAGEGGFDIQVGQNTDLKGAVISSEATPDKNKLSTDTLTYSDIENHADYSASSVGVNLDTRKYSKDDPNYKNQGLTPDIGVPAKGSANSTTKSAIASGTVDVRSNPNQDISSLNRDTTNVVNTLGKIFDKKSVQEKQELSKLFGELAYEEVHKISDRAKEAAQNELNKAQADANSTPEQLAALQAKVDSWDTGGSNKTALHALVGGIMSDLGGNSFASGAAGAGVNEAVQKELSKITEPDLHQWASVLVGTAAAKTIGGNGQSGASTGASGTKNNELSGIVEKRQLSDAQIEMYEKMQAELEESKTGATDFMREYQDLASWLYVDDKAVAAAGAYGTEYAMDTKIASMLLNHALYGNGEAMHFGFGESVSADLTNSAILKNGIKKAAADLSPGQTKYVYASIDYNQEDENKNAPSLDQKLAYGNLKVAIQITRDENNNISFYGQAGDAYNFEYHNYVEKIESVKNQGLKEIFKAGVLTLINNGAVAYQNTGALQPFTWTADIQGMIAGG